AGCTGAAATACGCCCGCGACGCGTTGATCAAGCAGAAGCTGAACATCGTCGGGCTGCGCGTGGTGCACGAGCTGCGGGGGATGGCGTGCATCGGGCTGGAGATGGTGCTGCCGGACCGGCAGCAGACCATCTGCTCGCGCTCCTTCGGCGCCCCGCTCGAGGCCTACGACCGGGTGCGCGAGGCAGTGTCCGCCTACACCGCCATCGCCGCCAAACGCCTCCGCGACGCCCGCCAGCAGGCGACGACGATCCACGTGTTTATCACCACCAAGAGCTTCGGGCAGGGGCCGCACTACAGCAACTCACACGCGGTGATGCTGCCCGAGCCCACCGCCTACACCCCGCTGCTGATTCGGTATGCCTCGAAGGCGTTCGACCGGATCTGGCGGCCGGGGTACGCCTACCGCCGCGCCGGCGTGGTGCTGACCGGGCTATCCAATAACCGCTTCGTCCAGCTGGACGCCTTCGAGGGCGACCGCCGGCAGAGCGAGTCCGCCCTGATGCGTGCGATGGACTCGATCAACGAGCGGTACGGCCGCGATGCCGTCTTCCTCGGCTCCACCGGCACCGAAAAGGAGTGGCTATCGCGGTGCACCGAAAAACCGCCGTGCTACACGACGCAGTGGGGGGATTTGCTGCGGGTGGCGTAGGATCGGGGCATCGCAAATCGCAAAAGGCCAATCGGGGGACGGAGTTCGGGGCCGGCGCAGCGTCGGATGGCCGCAGATGGAGGGCGAGGAATGATCCCCGCTTTCGCGAGGAAGAATCCCCGCTTTCGCGAGGGGGACGCTCCGGGAGAACGCTTTTCGGCTCCATGTGCACGTACGAAGTCCCCTTTTTGACGCAGCATCCAGGGTCGGGGGCCCGGGTCGCGTGACGCTAAAACCCGACGCCGGCCCCCTGCGCCAGCTCCTCCACAAACCGCCGATCCCGCTGCGCATTGCCTAACACCAGATCCAGATCGAGCTGCTCCGGGCGATCCACCACGCAGTCCTTCACGAACTCGATGCTGAGGTCGCCCTGGAAACCGCGCTCGCCGAAGGCCCGGAAGAGCGCGGGGTAGTCGATGTCGGCTTCTTCGAGGAAGGCCATCGCGTCGTTCTTGCGGCCCTGGAAGTGGATGTGCCGGACATGCTCATGCAGCGCCTCGAAGTCGGCCACGGCCCGCGGCGTGTCGGTGAAGTCGTACGGCTGGAAGCAGAGGCCGAGGTGGGGGGAGCCGACTTCCTCGAGGAAGCGCGCTGCCGCCGGCACGCTGTCGCATAGCGTGTTGGCGTGGGTCTCGGCGGTGACGTCCATCCCGTGCCAGTGCGCCCACTCGACAAGTTCGCGGGCGGCGGCGATGGAGCGCCGGCGGGCGTCCGCGTCCAGGTCGCCGGAGGCGCGCATGCCGGCGAAGAGCTTCACCCGCCGGGCGCCGAGCCGGGCGGCGTAGCCGACGGTCCGCTGGAGCCGGCGCTGTTCCTTGAGCCAGGCGTCCCCCGCGAGGTGAAACTGGGGATAGAGGCCCACGATCGGGCAGGCGATCGAGCGCGCCTCCGCCGCCTCGACCAGGCGTTCGAAGGCATCGGTCCGCAGGGCGGTCAGGTGGTATTGCCACACCTCGAGATGGTGGAAACCGGCCCCCGCGCAGGGCTCCAGGAGGTCCTCCAGCGCGTAAAAAGGCGTCTTGTCGGCTGTCCAGCGGTTGGGCTCAAGGGCGATGCTGTTCAGGAGGATCGGCATCAAAAAGACTGTTTTGGAACACGGAGGGCGGTTGTATGTACAATATTTGCATTGATTTATGCAAATCTGAATGAGTCGATGCGGTCCCGCCGGTCCTTCGCCGGCTTCTGGAGCATGTTCAACGTTAGACGAGGTGACGCATGGCTACGCCGCGGATGGATGAAAGCTGGAACCGTATTAAAACACAAATTCGCGCGATCTTTGGCGATGCGCTCACGGATACCGAACTCGACAAGGGCCGTCGCGATCTGAACAAACTGGTCGACATCATCCACGATGTGACCGGCGAGCCGCCCGCCTCGATTCGCGGCCGGATGAACGCCATTATCTGACGTTCTGCCGGGCCCTGCTCCCCGCCGCGCGCTGTGTCCACCTGGGGCATGGCGCCTTTTCCCGGCAGCAGCCGGGCGTGGAGCACCCAGGCGGCCCTATACGGTCTTCCGGACCCGGTTCGCTATGCGCGGGCCGGGTCTTTTTTTGTGCCGCAGCGCGCATTCCTCTCCCAGCAGCGAGGGGAGTTCCCCTCACACGCGTGCGACCCCTCTTGCCGTAGATTGCCGCCCAGGCATGGCGCTCGCTTCAGGGCGTCGGTACTCTTTGTATTGCCGGCTTGCCAGCCGGGAGGGCAGATCGATGGACGCAGTAAAAACCAGTTCGGGAAGAAGGAGGCCGGCGGGCGCGGGACGACTCAGGATGGCGCTTGGCGGACTTCTGACGTGTGTGCTCTGGTTGGTGCCGGCCTACGCACAGGTGGGCGCTGTTCAACGGATCCCGGCACAGATCGACGCTACCCCGGATCGCCTCGCGATGGATGCCCCCGGCCGGATCCCCGCAGGGGTGGGGTCGCTTCTCGACGATTCGGGGTTACCGCTGCCCGAATCGCCGGCCGGCGCCCATCCCAACCCGTTCATTCCGGTGACAACGGTCCGTTACGCCGTGCCGCAGACCGGATGGGTGCGGGTTGCGGTATACGATATGCCGGGGCGCCAAATCCAGGTACTCGTGGACGGCCTGATGGCGGACGGTACGCACGAAGTGACGTTCGACGGCGGCGGGCTGCCCGGCGGCACGTATGTGTACCGGGTCGAGACGCCGACGGCCATCGAGACCTACACGATCCTTTTGCTCAAGTGACGTTGCGTACGTTAGCGAGGCGGTAACTGAATACGGGATGCAGGATGCAGGATGTTTGTCGAAAAACCGTGCGTTTTATCGTGATCCGGCATCCCAGTATCCCGCATCCCATATCCCGCATCCTGCATCCCGTATCCCGTCATACATCGCCTCGCAACGTGCGTAACGTCACAGAATAAGCTATGGTTGGCCCGTAGCTATCACGAATGCCCCGCCACGGCGTGCGGCACGTAGGGCTCCTCGAGGTAGGCGACCTCCTCATCCGTCAGCCGGACATCCAGCGCCGCCACGAGATCCTCCAGCTGCCCCACCTTCGACGCCCCGATGATCGGCGCGCTGACGCCCGGTTTCTGGCGGACCCACGCCAGGGCGATGCGGGCCATGGGCACGCCATGCCGGCCGGCCACCTCGGCGACGCGTTCGGCGACGAGCCGGTCGGCCGCTTCCGTCGCCGTGTACATCCGTTTCAGGACATCGTCCGTCTCCAGGCGCGTCGTCGACTCGCCCCAGGGCCGCGTCAGCCGGCCGCGGGCGAGGGGGCTCCAGGGGATGAGGCCGATGCCCTGGTCGATGCACAGGGGGATCATCTCCCGTTCTTCCTCGCGGTACATCAGGTTGAGGTGGTTCTGCATCGTCACGAAGCGCGTGAGCCCGAGCAGGTCCGACGTATAAAGCGCCTTCGCGAACTGCCAGGCGAACATCGACGAAGCCCCGATGTAGCGGGCCTTGCCGGCCTTGACGACATCGTGGAGCGCCTCCAGGGTCTCCTCGATGGGCGTATCGTAATCCCACCGGTGGATCTGGTAGAGGTCGACATAGTCTGTCCCGAGGCGGCGGAGGCTGTTGTCGATCTCCATCATGATCGCCTTGCGCGAGAGGCCGGCGCCGTTGGGGCCCGGCCGCATCCGGTTGTAGACCTTGGTGGCGATGACGAATTCATCGCGCGGCCCCAGCTCCTTCAGCACCTTGCCGACGATCTCCTCGCTGGTGCCGTCGGAGTACGTGTTGGCCGTGTCGTAGAAATTGAAGCCGAGTTCGTAGGCGCGGCGGATGATGGGCCGGCTCTGGTCTTCGGGGAGGGTCCACGGGTGCGTGCCGCGGTCGGGGATGCCGAAGGTCATGCAGCCGAGGCAGAGTTCGGACACCTGGAGTCCGGTGGCGCCGAGGTTGACGTAGTTCATGGGGGATGGAGGTTGGTGAGGCCGGCAATATACGGGGCGCGCCGGAGGGATTTCAAAACGGTTCGGGCTCGTTTACTTTCCAATCCCCGGCGGCCTTCGTATCGTGCGGCATCCCATCCATCCGCCGGCTCCATGGACCTTTCTCCCGACACCCTCGCGAAGCGCCTCGCCGCGCACTACCTCGCGTGCGTCGAGGCCGAAGACCGGCGCTCGCTCCAGCTCCGCCGCGAGGAGCTGGGGAAACGGTTCATCGCACCGTGGATCGGGCAGGAGACGCTGCTGCACGGCAACGTGGAATCGATCGAATGCCATCCGGCCGGCGACGCGGAGCGGGCCTTCCTGGCCAAGGGCATCGGCGACCCGCGCGGGGCCGACATCGGCTTTTACGGCTTCCCGCTCTGGCACGACGCCGCCGGCCGCCTCTCGCCGCTGTTCATCGTCCCCGTCACCGTCGAGGACCTCGGCGGCCGCGGCAACGAGCGCGCCTACCTCCTTCACCGCACGGACCGGCTCATCCTCAACCGGTACCTCTTCAGCGCGTACACCGGCGAGGAGCTGGACGAAATACAGCGCGAACTCGAAAGCGACACCTACGCCTCCTTCGCCGACCGCCTCGGGGCGGCGCTGGCCCACGCCAAAACGCCGGCCTTCTCGTACTCCGACCGCCGCATCGAGCCGCTGCCCACCGAAGGCCCCTCGCGATGGGTGCGTGTCCCGGTGTTCCTGCGCGATGCGCGCGGTCCGTTCACGTTCAACCTCCGGCAGGATCTGGCCGCGCTGTCGCGGTACGAGTCGGTCTACGGCGACACCACCGGCACGGCCCTGCGGCTCCTGTGGGAGACGCGCCCGCACAAGGCGAAGCGGGCCGCCGGCGGGATCGCCGAGGCGCTGCCGCTCAACCCGTCGCAGGAGCACGCCACGCGGGCGTCGCGCGACCTGCCGCTGACCGTCGTCACCGGGCCGCCCGGGACCGGGAAGTCGCAGGTGGTGGTCGACCTCCTCGCCTCGTCGATCCTCTCCGGCCAGCCCATCCTCTTCGCCAGCAAAAACAACCAGGCCGTCGATGTGGTGCGTCAGCGCCTGCGGGAGGCGCTGGGTGAGGACCTGGATTTCAGCCTTCGGGTCGGCAACCGGGAGGCGATGGATGCGATGGGGCCCGAGATCCTCGACCGGCTGAACCGCCTGACGGATGCCGGCCCGCCCGGGGGCGAACGCAAGGCGCGCAACCGGCTCAAGCAGGCCCGCGCGGCGCTGGACGACCTGTACCGCCAGCAGGCGGCCGGCGAGATCGACGGCGGGATCGACGTCTTTCTCGACGAATGGCGCGCCCTCAAGGCCGAGGTGGCGGAAGCAACGCGCCGGCTGTGCCGGGCGGTATGGGGGCGCCAGCTGTGCCGGGAGGCGGACGCCGTCCGCCGGGCCCTGAAAAGCTACCGCGATGCGCTACGGCTCGTCGGCGGACGCGGCGCGGCGTTCGTGCAGTCGCTGGACCGCGTGGCGGCGACCCAGCAGGAGCTGGCGCAGTACCTGCCGATCTGGATCACGACCGCGCTGTCGGTGCGCAACGCGGTGCCCCTGCGCGCGGGGCAGTTCGATCTGGTGGTGATCGACGAGGCCAGCCAGTGCGACATCGCGTCGGCCGTCCCGCTCCTCTACCGCGCCCACCGGGCTACCGTCATCGGAGATCCGCACCAGTTCCGGCACATCGCCAGCCTCGACCCGGCCGGCGAGGCGGCCTTGCCCACGAGCGAGGGGCTGCTGCCCAACTGGTCGTACGTGTCGCACTCCATCTTCGACGTCGCCGCGCGGGCCTTCGAGCGCGCCGGCCACAGCGAGCCGCTGTTCCTCGACGAACACTACCGCAGCCATCCGGCGATCATCTCCTTCTCCAACGAACAGTTCTACGACGGCCGGCTGACGATCCGGACGGACCTCGATGCCCTGCAGCGCCGGCTCGAAGGCCTCGAAGCCGGCGTGTTCTGGCTGGATGTGCCCGGCACCGTCCCCCACGCCACCCGCAGCGCCTACAATCCCGACGAGATCGACGCCGTCCTCGAACATGTGGCGCGGCTGATGGAGACGGCCGGCCCCGAGGTCAGCATCGGCGTCGTGACGCCGTTTCGGGCGCAGATCGACCGGCTCAAGGCGCGCGTCCGCGACGCGGCGTGGTACGAGGTGTCGAATCGCCGGCTGCGCGTGGGCACGTCGCACACGTTCCAGGGGGATGAGTGCGACATCGTCGTCTTTTCGCCGGTCGTGGCGGAGGGGATTCGAGACGGCGCCCGGGTGTGGGCGGCGACCACCGAGTCGCTGCTCAACGTCGCCGTCACCCGCGCCCGCGCCGCGCTACACATCGTGGGGGATCGCGCCGCATGCGAAGCCGCCGGCGGAGCGCTGGCGGCGCTGTCGCGCCACGCCCGGGCGTTCGAAGGGTGAGCGCGGCGTGTCTCCGGATATAAAAAAAGCCGACCTCCCTGATGGAGGCCGGCCTTCCGGGTTGCCCTGCGAGGGCTCGAACCTCGAACCTTCTGATCCAGAGTCAGACGCTCTGCCAGTTGAGCTACAGGGCAGCGTATCCGTGCAATCCCCTCGACCTGGCACGGGGCAGGATGGACGCGAGCCCACCTTGCTTTTTGCACAGGGTGCTGAAATGCCCGCAAAAGGATGGGGTTCCGGCTGAAAAAATCTTCTCCGGAGTTTCAGCAAACGCGTATTTACGCGGTGACTTTTTAATGACGACACAGAGATCGTCACAGCATATCCCGAGGCGGACGGGGACCCTCTGGTGGGTTGGGTCCCCGTCCCCACTTCTTCTCTAGGTTCGAGGATTCAGGCTCAAGGTTTAAAGACGGGTCCGGGCGACACACACCGGCAGGTTGGCCGTCCCGCATCCAGGATCCCACACCCCGCCCGTCCTACCGCTCCGGAGTCGCCGGCCTCGCCTCCTGGCCGCCCATCAGCAGCTCCACGCACGCCGTCGTCACCTGGCCCACGAGTTCCGCGTCCATCTCCGCGCCCAGCACCGAACGGGCCTTGCACAGTTCGGCGATC
Above is a genomic segment from Rhodothermales bacterium containing:
- a CDS encoding T9SS type A sorting domain-containing protein gives rise to the protein MLWLVPAYAQVGAVQRIPAQIDATPDRLAMDAPGRIPAGVGSLLDDSGLPLPESPAGAHPNPFIPVTTVRYAVPQTGWVRVAVYDMPGRQIQVLVDGLMADGTHEVTFDGGGLPGGTYVYRVETPTAIETYTILLLK
- a CDS encoding sugar phosphate isomerase/epimerase, yielding MPILLNSIALEPNRWTADKTPFYALEDLLEPCAGAGFHHLEVWQYHLTALRTDAFERLVEAAEARSIACPIVGLYPQFHLAGDAWLKEQRRLQRTVGYAARLGARRVKLFAGMRASGDLDADARRRSIAAARELVEWAHWHGMDVTAETHANTLCDSVPAAARFLEEVGSPHLGLCFQPYDFTDTPRAVADFEALHEHVRHIHFQGRKNDAMAFLEEADIDYPALFRAFGERGFQGDLSIEFVKDCVVDRPEQLDLDLVLGNAQRDRRFVEELAQGAGVGF
- a CDS encoding DEAD/DEAH box helicase, with amino-acid sequence MDLSPDTLAKRLAAHYLACVEAEDRRSLQLRREELGKRFIAPWIGQETLLHGNVESIECHPAGDAERAFLAKGIGDPRGADIGFYGFPLWHDAAGRLSPLFIVPVTVEDLGGRGNERAYLLHRTDRLILNRYLFSAYTGEELDEIQRELESDTYASFADRLGAALAHAKTPAFSYSDRRIEPLPTEGPSRWVRVPVFLRDARGPFTFNLRQDLAALSRYESVYGDTTGTALRLLWETRPHKAKRAAGGIAEALPLNPSQEHATRASRDLPLTVVTGPPGTGKSQVVVDLLASSILSGQPILFASKNNQAVDVVRQRLREALGEDLDFSLRVGNREAMDAMGPEILDRLNRLTDAGPPGGERKARNRLKQARAALDDLYRQQAAGEIDGGIDVFLDEWRALKAEVAEATRRLCRAVWGRQLCREADAVRRALKSYRDALRLVGGRGAAFVQSLDRVAATQQELAQYLPIWITTALSVRNAVPLRAGQFDLVVIDEASQCDIASAVPLLYRAHRATVIGDPHQFRHIASLDPAGEAALPTSEGLLPNWSYVSHSIFDVAARAFERAGHSEPLFLDEHYRSHPAIISFSNEQFYDGRLTIRTDLDALQRRLEGLEAGVFWLDVPGTVPHATRSAYNPDEIDAVLEHVARLMETAGPEVSIGVVTPFRAQIDRLKARVRDAAWYEVSNRRLRVGTSHTFQGDECDIVVFSPVVAEGIRDGARVWAATTESLLNVAVTRARAALHIVGDRAACEAAGGALAALSRHARAFEG
- a CDS encoding DUF4113 domain-containing protein encodes the protein LKYARDALIKQKLNIVGLRVVHELRGMACIGLEMVLPDRQQTICSRSFGAPLEAYDRVREAVSAYTAIAAKRLRDARQQATTIHVFITTKSFGQGPHYSNSHAVMLPEPTAYTPLLIRYASKAFDRIWRPGYAYRRAGVVLTGLSNNRFVQLDAFEGDRRQSESALMRAMDSINERYGRDAVFLGSTGTEKEWLSRCTEKPPCYTTQWGDLLRVA
- a CDS encoding general stress protein CsbD; this translates as MATPRMDESWNRIKTQIRAIFGDALTDTELDKGRRDLNKLVDIIHDVTGEPPASIRGRMNAII
- a CDS encoding aldo/keto reductase, giving the protein MNYVNLGATGLQVSELCLGCMTFGIPDRGTHPWTLPEDQSRPIIRRAYELGFNFYDTANTYSDGTSEEIVGKVLKELGPRDEFVIATKVYNRMRPGPNGAGLSRKAIMMEIDNSLRRLGTDYVDLYQIHRWDYDTPIEETLEALHDVVKAGKARYIGASSMFAWQFAKALYTSDLLGLTRFVTMQNHLNLMYREEEREMIPLCIDQGIGLIPWSPLARGRLTRPWGESTTRLETDDVLKRMYTATEAADRLVAERVAEVAGRHGVPMARIALAWVRQKPGVSAPIIGASKVGQLEDLVAALDVRLTDEEVAYLEEPYVPHAVAGHS